TCACATTGGCATTTTCGAGCATTTCAACAATCTGCTCTGCTATGTTTTTGGCCATAATTACTCTGTTTTGGTGGTTGTTTTTGGTGAAAAATAGTATTTGACAGGAATAATCTTCCGATCTCTATCAAATTTAGCTAATAAAGTTGGAACTTTCATCCGGTCTCAATGTTAAAACTTTGTAATTTAACTTTGATTTTTTTAATATTTAAACCTCATAGGTTTTGAAAACCTATGAGGTTTAGTACATCAACAAAAGCTACAAGAATTGATTTAAAATAAAACAGCCACCTTTTTCAGGTGGCTGTTTATATCATAATAACTTAAGTTTACATTACTATTTCAATCTGATTTCTTAACAGGTCTTCAAATTCATCTCTTTTGCGGATCAAATGCGCTTTTCCGTCTAAGAATAATACTTCAGCAGGCTTTAATCTTGAATTGAAGTTTGAGCTCATTTCAAAGCCATAGGCCCCGGCATTATGGAAAGCAAGAATATCACCTTCTCTTACTTCATTCAGTTTTCTGTCCCAAGCGAAAGTATCTGTTTCGCAGATGTTTCCTACCACAGTATAAATTCTTTCTGCACCTTTTGGATTGGATAAGTTCTCAATCATATGATAAGAATCGTAGAACATTGGACGGATAAGGTGATTGAATCCTGAATTCACACCCACAAAAACAGTAGCTGTTGTCTGCTTGATCACATTAGCTTTCACTAATAAATATCCGCTTTTCCCAACTAGAAATTTTCCAGGTTCAAACCACAATTCGAATTTTTTTCCTGTAGATTTTGAAAACTCAGAAATTACTTTTTCAACTTTTTTACCTAATGTTTTCACATCAGTTTCTTCTTCGCTATCCTGATAAGGGATTTTGAAACCACTTCCCATATCCAGATATTTCAGGTTCGGGAAATGCTCAGAAAGCTCCAACATGATCTCCAAAGCCTGCAGGAATACATCCGGATCTTTGATTTCACTTCCTGTATGCATGTGAAGCCCTTCCACATTCAGGTTTGTGCTTTTCATCACTCGTTCGATGTGACGAACCTGGTGAATGGAAATACCGAATTTACTGTCAATGTGCCCCGTTGAAATTTTATAGTTCCCCCCAGCAAAAATATGAGGGTTGATTCTTACCAAAATAGGATACGAATTTCCGTATTTATTCCCGAACTGCTCAAGAATAGAAATGTTATCAATGTTTATATGAACTCCGAAAGTCATTGCTTCTTCTATTTCAGCAAGATCAACACAGTTGGGAGTAAACAATATCTTTTCTTTTGAAAATCCTGCCTTTAATCCAAGTTTTACTTCATTAATGGATACACAATCCAAAGAAGCGCCCAGATTCTTGACATACTTAAGGATATTGATGTTTGTCAACGCCTTCGCTGCATAGAAGAACTTTGTATGTTTTAAGAAAGAAGATGTAAGTTTTTCGTATTGAACTTTGATGGATTCCGCATCATAAACATACACCGGGGTGCCAAACTCATTGGCAATCTTTAATAATTCTTTTGAATTCATAATTTCATTTTAACATAAAAAAAGGCAGATTCTTATAAAAAGAGCCTGCCGCATTGATTATTTTTTATGCAAGACAACTCTTTTAAATATTCCAAACCTTAGAGAACCTTACAGCTCCCTTTTTCCCAGTTTTAATTTGTTTAAAATTTTGCATTGCTTCTATTTATTTTTTGCAAAAATACTATTTATTTTTTATTATTCGAAAATTGATTTGAAAAGCACCTTCTTTCAGATTAACTTGTAAAGTACTAATTCCTATATCATTTCGGCAAAGGCAGAGTTTCAAAATCGCTGCGCAGAAGTGCCAGCTGCAGTTCATTATTCAGGTCTGCAGAAGATAACGGAAGGTCAATTTTTAACTTAGCCAGCTTACTCAGAGTCTGAATCTGTGTAAACAGTTCATAAAAACCAAAAGAAACCACTTTCCCGTTTTCGATGATTAAAAATAATTTCTCTCCCAATTTTCTTCCCTGTCCCAGCCATAGCTCATTCCTTTTTCTGAATTCAATTTTCTGTTTCAGTGCTGAAAAATCTTTAAATTCTTCCTGAGTACCAATAAACTGAACAGCTTTTGTCCCTTGCGTAAATGATCTGAATTTTAAAACCGGTTTTTCGGTTTTATTGAGTGTATTTTTCTCAACTACATATTTATTGTTTCTGAAATAAAGCCCGAAAGGCAGAACTTCTTTCTTTTTAATATTCTTTGAATTAAGAATCAGCTTGGCAATAATGTCTGTTCCGGTAAGCTCAAAATTAATCTGTTCAACATCTTTCTGAATCTGTTCCCATTTTTTTGATTTGGAATTGAAAACTTTTTTGGAAAATTTGTTGATATCCTGAACATAATCTGAAAGCATAATCCGTCCCGCTTCATCCTGAAAATAGACAAAGCCTTTATCATTCGGAAGATCCTGAGTAAGTTCTTTGATCTTGTTGATATAAGTTTTTGCATTAGACTCATCATGCTGTTTCTGAATGATTTCGTTTTCGGTATCTTTTGAAATCAGAAGTTTGAAAAGTTCTAATGTAGCTCTTGCATCACCTTCAGCCCTGTGATGATTGGTTAAAGGAATCCCCAAAGACTTCACCAGTTTTCCCAGTGAATAACTTACTTCATCAGGAATCAGTTTCTTAGCCAATGGAATTGTATCTAAAGTATTGGTTTTGAAGTCATACCCAAGCCTTTTGAATGACTGACGAAGCATTCTGTAATCAAAATCAATATTATGACCTACCAATGTTGTATTTTGAGTTATTTCGATAACTCTTTTGGCTATTTCATGAAATTTCGGAGCAGTTTTGACCATTTTTGGGGTAATACTGGTCAGTTTCTGTACAAAAGGGGTAATATCACCTTCAGGGTTTACCAGAGATATAAACTGGTCAGTAATTTTCTGACCATCATACCTGTAGATGGCGATATCGATAATGCATTCATTTCTATAACCTGCACCATTACTTTCTATATCTATAATTGAATACATTGAATGTGTGTTAACTGCTGTTTTGTCATTTATATTTAAAACCGGAGTTTTATTCCCCGATAAAATCCGGTTCTTTTTTTACTGTTATGTAAAGATAACCTGCTAAAATAACAAAAAATATGTCAAAATATAGCAGGTTATCCTTCAAAATTATCTTCTCCTGCCTCCCAGACCAAACATTCCGAGAATAGCTTTAGCTCCTTCTCTCATTAACGTAGAGGTAAAAGTACGGCCGGCTTTACTTTGCAATACCTGTTCAAACATTCCGGGTTCTTCTTTTACCGGTCTTGTCTTTTGTGTAGGTGCTGGATTTTGTGCAGCCTGTTCCATTCTGTTAGTTAGCATTTCATAAGCAGATTCCCTGTCAACAGGCTGCTCATATTTTGCAACAAGTGCTGATTTTGAAGTCAGATCAGAGATTTCAGATTCACTCAAAACATCCATTCTTGATTCCGGAGAGATCAGATAAGTGTGTACTAATGGTGTAGGTATTCCCTTTTCATCAAGAGCTGTAACAAATGCTTCACCAATTCCTAAATTCTGGATCAGGCTGGAAGCATTGTAATATTCTGTGGTAGGATAGTTTTCAACAGCTTTTGTAATTTCTTTTTTATCTTTTGCAGTAAAACCTCTTAATGCATGCTGTATTTTCAGTCCTAATTGAGAAAGCACATTTTCAGGGACATCACCTGGAATCTGAGTAATAAAATAGATCCCAACTCCTTTGGAACGGATAAGTTTTACCATTGTTTCAATCTGTGAGAGAAGCGCTTTGGAAGCTTCATCAAAAATCAGGTGAGCTTCATCTATAAACAATACAAGCTTTGGTTTGCCACTATCTCCTTCTTCAGGAAACGTCATATAAATTTCTGCAAAAAGTGAAAGCATGAACGTAGAGAAAAGCTGCGGTTTATTCTGAATGTCTGATACCCTTAAAATATTTACGACTCCTTTTCCGTCTCTTGTTTCTAATAAATCATGAACATCAAAGCTTAATTCTCCGAAGAATCCTGCCGCTCCCTGCTGTTCCAAAGCAACAATAGATCTTAAAATTGTTCCAAGAGATGCTGGTGCAATGGATCCGTAATTGGCCGCAAGTTCAGCTTTTCCTTGTGCATTATCTGTAACATACTGCAATACTTTCTTCAAATCATTAAGATCAATCAATGGAAGACCTTTATCATCACAGTATTTGAATACAATAGACATGATACTTTGCTGAGTATCATTAAGTTCAAGAATTTTACTTAGTAAAACAGGACCGAATTCTGTAACGGTAGCTCTCAGTTTCACTCCTTCCCCTCCTGAAATACTCATCAGTTCTACTGGAAAGCTTTGTGGATTATAAGGAAGCTGTGTCTTAGCATATCTTTCTTCAATAATAGGATTCATCTGGCCTGCTTCTGCAATCCCGGAGAAATCTCCTTTAATATCAAGAACCAGAGATGGAATTCCTGCGTGAGAAAGCTGCTCAGCAAATACCTGTAATGTTTTTGTCTTACCGGTTCCCGTAGCTCCGGCAATAAGACCATGGCGGTTAATTGTTTTCAGGGGAATGGTTACGTTTACTTCTGTGACCACTTCACCATCCAACATTCCTTTTCCTAATATAATATGCTCTCCTTTCGGAGTGTATCTAGCGTTGAGTTCTTCAATAAATTGTGTTTTGTCTGCCATTTGATCGCTTTTTAAACTTATAAATATAAAATTTTTGGAGGATATTTAAAGATATTTTCTAATGAACTTATCTTTATTTCTTCCAAAAATAAATTTGTATCTGCAAAAACAAATTTTAAACCATATATATTAAATTCCTCATTAATTATGCTTTCCACAGAGGACATGATAAAAAACAGCATTTGCAGATTCATACTATGTAAGGCATTCTTTTTGCTGAAAAACAAAATACATTAAACATACGTTTAACAAAGTATTGAAAGAAACTATCAATGGGATTTAACATTTCATTTAGAATTTATCTAATACTTTGTATCTTTAACTCATTAAAAAAAGACCCCAATGAAAATTGAACAAATATATACGGGCTGTCTGGCTCAGGGTGCCTATTATATTGTATCAGAGAATGAAGCAGTCATTATCGATCCTTTAAGAGAAGTAAAACCTTACCTGGATCGTCTGGAAAAAGACAATGTCACTTTAAAATATATCTTTGAAACTCACTTCCATGCTGATTTTGTATCAGGGCATTTGGATTTAAGCAAGAAAACAGGTGCTCAAATTGTATACGGACCTACTGCTGTTCCGGAATTTGAAGCCATTATTGCTGAAGACAATCAGATTTTTGAGATCGGAAAAGTAAAAATAAAGGTAATGCATACTCCGGGGCATACGATGGAAAGCAGCACTTATCTTTTAATAGATGAAAATGATGTTGAAACGGCAATTTTTACAGGTGACACTCTATTTTTAGGAGATGTCGGCAGGCCGGACCTTGCACAGAAGGCAACTAATCTTACTCAGGAAGACCTTGCAGGAATTCTGTACGACAGCCTTCAGAACAAGATTATGCCATTGGATGACAGCATCACCGTTTATCCTGCTCATGGTGCAGGTTCTGCTTGCGGAAAAAATATGCAGAAGGAAACGGTAGATATTTTAGGGAACCAAAAGAAAACAAATTATGCACTTAATCAACCAGATAAAGCCTCTTTCGTCAGAGAAGTTCTTGATGGTTTAACAGCACCACCGAAATATTTCGGCATGAATGTCGCTTTAAATAAAGGCGGATATGAAAGCCTGGATGTTGTGATGGACAAAGGGCTGCAACCTGTGGCACCGGAAGATTTTGAAGCTCTGGCTGAAGAAACCGGGGCATTAATTCTGGATACAAGAGGAGCTGCGGACTTCCATAAAGGATTTGTTCCCAACTCTATCAATATAGGATTGAAGGGTGATTTTGCCCCTTGGGTAGGAAACCTTATTGTGGATGTAAAGCATCCTTTATTACTGGTAACAGATGAAGGAACTGAGGAGGAAGTAATTACCAGACTAAGCAGAGTAGGTTTTGATAATGTAGTGGGATATCTGAAAGGAAGTTTTGAAGCATGGAAAAATGCTGGTAAGGAAACTGATGAGATTAAAAGAATTACCCCTGCTGAGTTTGCTGAACAGTTTACAGAAGATGCTAAAGTAATTGATGTAAGAAAACTGACTGAATATTCTGCAGAACACATTGACAATGCTTATAATAAGCCTTTGGATACCATCAGTGACTGGGCCCGCACAATAGATGATTCGGAACATTTCTTCCTTCACTGTGCAGGCGGATACAGAAGTATGATTGCAGCAAGCATTCTTAACTCACACGGAATCAGAAATTTCACTGAAATAGAAGGTGGTTTTAACGGCATCAAAAAAACAGAAAAATTCCCGACTACTGATTTTGTATGCCAATCCAAAACATCTTAAGATCATAAAAACTAAACTATGTCACAAAAATTTCAGGAAATCATTGATTCCGAAAGACCCGTACTGATCGATTTTTTCGCAACATGGTGTCAGCCTTGCAAAGTACAGTCTTCAGTATTAAATACGGTAAAGGAAAATATCGGCGAAGAGGCCAGAATCATAAAGGTAGATGTAGATCAATATCCCGCACTGGCAGCTCAATATGGAGTGCGTGGAGTACCTACACTGGCTATTTTCAAAAAAGGAGAAATGCTATGGAAAGAAAGTGGTGTTCATGATGTGAATACATTAACGAACCTCTTGCAGCAATATATTTAGATAAATAAAAAAATAAGGCTGAGATTCATTTGAATTTCAGCCTTATTTTTTGTCTTTATAATTGAATGGAGAAACGATCCCGGTCATTCAAAAACTGGAAATGTGTTCTAAAGTCTTTCAATTCGTTTATATTCAATTCTGCGGTTACGAGATTACCTTGTTTTTGAGAAATTTCTTTTCCGTCTGCAAAAAAGCAATGTGAGCTTTCCTGATAAAACAGGTCATTTCCATCTGTCCCAATTCTGTTTAAGCCAAATACAAAAGACAAATTTTCAATAGCTCGGGCCTTCAGTAAATGCTCCCATGCTCCTACCCTTTTTTCCGGCCAGTTGGCCACATACAAAACAGCATCATAGTCATCATTATTTCTTGCAAAAACAGGAAAACGCAGATCATAACAAACCTGAAGCAGGAAGCGTATTCCTTTATACTCAACGATTACTCTGTCTTTTCCGGGTGTATACACTTTATCTTCTCCGGAAAAGGAGAACAAGTGTCTTTTATCATAAAAAGATGTTTCACCATCCGGCTTTATAAAGAACATTCTGTTATAAAAGCTTCCGTTCTGTTCTACCGGCGCACTTCCGCAGAATGCTGCATTTTTCTCTTTTGAGATCTTTTTCAAAAACTCCAGTGATTCATTATTTCTATCCGAAACTTCGGAAGCATCCATACAGAAGCCTGTTGAAAACATTTCAGGAAGAAGAAACAGATCTGCTTCCACATTCTGAAGCTCATTTTCTATGAGTTTAAAATTTTCAGTTTTATTTTTCCAGATGATATCTAAATTAAGCCCTACAACTTTCATCTTTTATTCTTTTTAAATTATTCTAAATGGGATGTATAAAAATACAGCTTTTATCATTACAAATAAAGAATTAAACGGCCGAAAAAGTAGTTTTACCCACAAAAATGAGGCTCTATTTCATAATAATTTATTAAAGTCTTTCATTTTTATAATACAGGCTCTCTTTCGGTTTCATTTTTGATAGAGATATTTTTTATTACTATCCTTAAAAATTTAAAATTTATGAAGAAATTGTTTTTTATGGTGACGATTTTCTTTTTTGGGGCTATAGCTAACGCTCAGGCCTGGACAGGAAAGGGAGATCAGAAAGTACAACTGGGGCTGAGTGCCTGGGGATATGGAACCGGAGTAACGGGAACTTATGACTATGGGCTCAACAAACTTATTTCAGTAGGAGCCGGGATTAATGGCTATTTTGACAATTACAAAAACAATGATAAGGATAATCGTGTTTTTGTTTTCGGGAGACTGAACTTTCATTTACAGGAAGCATTGAACCTGCCTTCAAAATGGGATATTTACCCTGGGGTAGACCTTGGAGTACTTGGAAAAGACTTCGGAGTTGGCGCTCACATCGGAGCCCGTTATTTCTTCACAGAGAAAATAGGGGTATTTGCAGAGGTGGGTAATAATGGCAGCCTTGGTGTTTCTTTCAATTTATAATCAAATCGTCTTTAAATATGACAAAGCTTCTCGTTTAGGGGAGCTTTTTTATTTGGCATAGTTTTGATAATTGTTACCTTTGCAAATTAAAATCTAAAATTTATTAATGGAAATAGCAATCAAACTTTTTCAGTTCATTCTGAGCATCTCTATACTTGTGCTTCTTCATGAGCTTGGGCATTTTTTACCGGCAATATGGTTCAAGACCAGAGCAGAGAAGTTTTTCCTGTTTTTTGATCCTTACTTCTCCATATTCTCCATGAAGAAAATCAACGGAAAATGGCAGTACAAATTTTTATCAAAGAACCTGCCGGATTCTGAAGTAATAGAGGTAAACGGAAAGAAGGAAGAAGTTCCTATCGATATATCAAAACTACCGGACAACGACTGGAGAAAACATCCTGAACAAACCAAATACGGAATCGGATGGCTTCCTTTCGGAGGATATGTAAAAATTGCAGGAATGGTTGACGAAAGTATGGATACCGCCCAAATGAAAAAACCGGCAGAAGCATGGGAATTCAGATCGAAACCAGCTTGGCAGAGGCTTATTATTATGCTGGGAGGGGTTACTGTTAACTTTTTCCTTGCGTGGTTAATCTACAGCTGCCTGTCTTTCTTCAACGGAGAAACGTATACGGATATTACTAAATTTGGCAACGGTATTGAAGCCACTTCAGCAGGAAAGAAAATGGGATTCCAGAATGGTGACAAAATCATCAGCGTAGACGGAAAACCTGCAGAGAGACTTGAAAACACCTCAATCAATATTCTTTTAGGAGATCATGTTACTGTAAACAGAAACGGCCAGGAAGTTACTTTCCCGGTAAATGCAGATGGTGTAGCAGATGTTCTTAAACAGAGAGAAGCAAAACTTTACATTACACCAAGAGTTTCTATGGTTATTGATTCATTGGCAACTCCTTCTTCACAGGCATCTGGTCTTGCAAAAGGAGATAAAATTGTAGGAATCAATGGTAAGAAAGCAGTATTCTTTGACGAAGTAAGTACTCTTTTAAGTGAAAACAAAGGAAAAACAGTTTCTGTAGACGTTGAAAGAAATGGTGCTTTGCAGACATTACCAGCAGTTTCTGTTGATAAAAATGGGAAGCTGGGTATCGCAATTGATACAAAAAGCATTGCAAAAGATATTGTAACGAATAAAAAATATTCTTTCGGAGAGGCCATTCCAAGAGGGTTTACAAGAACTATTGAGGCATTAACTACTCAGGTTAAGCAGTTCAAAATTATGTTCAACTCTAAAGTTCAGGGGTATAAAAATGTAGGAGGTCCTATTGCAATTGTAAAGAATATGCCTGTAGATAAAGATGCAGACGGAAGCTTTAAAATCAATTGGGTTGCTTTCTGGAGCTTTACAGCAATGTTCTCTATTTGGCTGGCATTCCTGAATCTTATTCCTATTCCGGGTCTTGATGGTGGCCACGTTTTATTTACTTTATATGAAATTATTGTAGGAAAACCAGTTCCTCAGAAAGTGTTGGAAAATGCACAGATGATCGGAGTTATCTTCCTGTTAGGATTGATGTTACTGATCTTTGGAAGCGACATCTTCAAGGTATTTACAGGGAAATTATAAAATTTTTAAAATTTTTCTTAAAAATATTTGTAGGGTATAAATATTCGTCCTATATTTGCACCACTTAAAACAAAGGACATTCCTCCTTAGCTCAGTTGGTTAGAGCATCTGACTGTTAATCAGAGGGTCGCTGGTTCGAGCCCAGCAGGAGGAGCCACATTATCAAAGAGTTACGATATTCAATTATTGTAACTCTTTTTATTTGCACAAAATTTGCATAAAAATTTAGCATTTTTAATATCTTTTTTCATATCCCATTTGCATAATCCTTGCACAAAGTTCAAAATTTCAATTTAAAATCTTTAAGCAGTAGACAATCACAAATTTTTAATAAACATCCTAAAAATACTACATAATACTGCCAAAACTCTAACTTATATCAAACACAGGTAGAAATAGAACTAAAACCCACAAATAACCACTGATAAAAACAAAAACACCTCCCAAGACCGCACAAAACAAAAAATAACTGTCTGAAAAAGCTGTATAGAAGTGAGGGGGTGGTAGAAAAAAACATTTTGACCCATAGGGGGTATTCGATAAGGTAGGGAGAGTTTTTACACCTATAATATATTTTGGTGTAGAATTGCTGTAAATTCTACTATAAAGGAACTGATTTGATTTTTCAAACTTTATACGTGGGGCAATTAGGCAGATAAATATTCACCATCTCCTCACCGACTGTATTTGATGTTTAAAAAAATTATTGAGGGATGAGGAATCAAACTACCACACACAATTGTAAAAATTCATATATTAGCACCTCAAATTTTATCGAAAAAATATAAGCGTTAGCTTTTATTGTGTTTATAGAAATCTGACAGTTTCAAATCGTACTACACAATAAATGGGTAATGCTCATGCCATAGGCGTGGGCTTTCCTATTTGTGGTACAAGGTTTTGTCAGAACCTCTATAAGCAAATATGGTTAAGTTCCACGCTGTTTGCTTTTATTAACCTTTCACTTTGGGGCTGAGTGATACAACAAATCACTTATGAAAAAAGTATTATTATCAGGAGCAATGGTACTATTAGGTACTTTCTGTTTTTCTCAAAACTATTATTTCTACAATAGACAGGAAAGTATAAAATATTCAGACAGCTACGGAAAAACACAATACAAGGTCATTTCAAATGATACTTCAAACTACAAATTTTATTTTGAACTATCGACTGATGGAAAAGGAACACAGCTTTTCACAGTATATAAAAATAATGAAGAAATGTATTGGGCAGCTGAATTAAAAAAATCAGGATATAAAGAGGTTGCAGGTAAGATTTTTAAACAATCTCTATACTACAATACTGCATCTAAAGAAAATATTTATGTATTTATCTCTCAAGATTACAAGAGAATTATTGTTATGTCAAGTGATGGAATAGCTGAATATTATTAAGATGGAAAAGAAAACTATTCAGGTAGATAAAAACATACCTAAATCAATAATCATAGGTTTTACATTGGCCTTTTTGACTGTATTTGCAATTGAACATTTTAGTACATTTTCATATACTCCAAATCTAAACACACCTAACGTTGATTATAACGGAAAGATTATTTTAAGTGGGACGTATGACCCAACAACAACAAAAGTAGCAGTACTGTATCAAACAACACCTTTTGGAACAAAGATAGACCTCCCAACAAATGGGATGATGTGCAGTGAACTCATTATTGAGGGTTCAGATTTTAAAAGCTACTCTAATAAAGGTTTGTTATTTGCAAAATCTGTATTGAGTGATTATAAGTATCTCCTGCTGTTTTGGTTAGTATATGCCCTAATAATACTGTTTTTCAAGAAATACAGATTAAAGGTTTTGGTTCTAATATTACCAACTTTAGGTATCAGTTGTGATAAGACCAAACAAGAGCCAATAACAAACTGTATAAGACCCATAGACACCACAAAAACCGACTTAAACAACATAAACACAACAACACCTCAAAACACGCTTAAAACAGCCGTAAAACACTCATTTGTAGTCTTCAAAGTGAAAGATAAATACTTTGGAAAAGAATCTACAATAGTAACAGGAATTTTCAATACTCCCGACCAACTATCAAAAGATGAGGATACATGATTTTAGATGATACACAGGTTAAATCCCATACAAAATCTACATCTATATATAATGCGTCAAGTTTTGTCGCTTTGACAGTATATATTTGTATTATCAAACAAAATATGGTTTCCCGTATTAAGTGATTTAATGATTTTTATATCTTTGTCGTCTAGAAAACTAAATAACTTTTAATTTTATACAAATAATGAAAAACAAATTTATTTCGAGGCTACTTTCCTTAGTAGCCATCATGGTCTTGTTGTATTCCTGTAGGAATGAACTAACCCCAGAACAAGAAACCTACAACAACAGTAGTCAATTCAGACCAACATCCAAAACAATTCGTTTAGAACAAAGTAAACACAAATTAGCTCTTAAAACTGAATTACAAAAAGCACAAGACAATTTACAAGAAATTAAAACCAACGCATCAGGCAAATCAGTTGATTATGCAAATGGTGTTTCCATTGACACAGACAATGTAACATACATTGAATCTGGACCAACTTTTCACACTTATACATTTAATCTGGTAAGAGAAAATGCACCTGAAAATGCACCTTTAGAAAATTTGGTATTGGCTTCTTTACCTGACGGAAGTTACAAAGAGCTTTTAGTGACTTATAATTTCACTTCGCAGGAAAAAAAAGATTTACTTGCAGGAAAAGGAGTGAAAACAGCTGGTAAAACTACAGCTATTGAACTTGCAAAAGGAACTTACGGGGGAGTGATTTCTAATAGAAGCATGGGAGGTTCTGAATCCTGCTCTTA
The window above is part of the Chryseobacterium sp. MA9 genome. Proteins encoded here:
- the lysA gene encoding diaminopimelate decarboxylase, yielding MNSKELLKIANEFGTPVYVYDAESIKVQYEKLTSSFLKHTKFFYAAKALTNINILKYVKNLGASLDCVSINEVKLGLKAGFSKEKILFTPNCVDLAEIEEAMTFGVHINIDNISILEQFGNKYGNSYPILVRINPHIFAGGNYKISTGHIDSKFGISIHQVRHIERVMKSTNLNVEGLHMHTGSEIKDPDVFLQALEIMLELSEHFPNLKYLDMGSGFKIPYQDSEEETDVKTLGKKVEKVISEFSKSTGKKFELWFEPGKFLVGKSGYLLVKANVIKQTTATVFVGVNSGFNHLIRPMFYDSYHMIENLSNPKGAERIYTVVGNICETDTFAWDRKLNEVREGDILAFHNAGAYGFEMSSNFNSRLKPAEVLFLDGKAHLIRKRDEFEDLLRNQIEIVM
- a CDS encoding PolC-type DNA polymerase III, with the translated sequence MYSIIDIESNGAGYRNECIIDIAIYRYDGQKITDQFISLVNPEGDITPFVQKLTSITPKMVKTAPKFHEIAKRVIEITQNTTLVGHNIDFDYRMLRQSFKRLGYDFKTNTLDTIPLAKKLIPDEVSYSLGKLVKSLGIPLTNHHRAEGDARATLELFKLLISKDTENEIIQKQHDESNAKTYINKIKELTQDLPNDKGFVYFQDEAGRIMLSDYVQDINKFSKKVFNSKSKKWEQIQKDVEQINFELTGTDIIAKLILNSKNIKKKEVLPFGLYFRNNKYVVEKNTLNKTEKPVLKFRSFTQGTKAVQFIGTQEEFKDFSALKQKIEFRKRNELWLGQGRKLGEKLFLIIENGKVVSFGFYELFTQIQTLSKLAKLKIDLPLSSADLNNELQLALLRSDFETLPLPK
- a CDS encoding rhodanese-like domain-containing protein, whose translation is MKIEQIYTGCLAQGAYYIVSENEAVIIDPLREVKPYLDRLEKDNVTLKYIFETHFHADFVSGHLDLSKKTGAQIVYGPTAVPEFEAIIAEDNQIFEIGKVKIKVMHTPGHTMESSTYLLIDENDVETAIFTGDTLFLGDVGRPDLAQKATNLTQEDLAGILYDSLQNKIMPLDDSITVYPAHGAGSACGKNMQKETVDILGNQKKTNYALNQPDKASFVREVLDGLTAPPKYFGMNVALNKGGYESLDVVMDKGLQPVAPEDFEALAEETGALILDTRGAADFHKGFVPNSINIGLKGDFAPWVGNLIVDVKHPLLLVTDEGTEEEVITRLSRVGFDNVVGYLKGSFEAWKNAGKETDEIKRITPAEFAEQFTEDAKVIDVRKLTEYSAEHIDNAYNKPLDTISDWARTIDDSEHFFLHCAGGYRSMIAASILNSHGIRNFTEIEGGFNGIKKTEKFPTTDFVCQSKTS
- a CDS encoding nitrilase-related carbon-nitrogen hydrolase, translated to MKVVGLNLDIIWKNKTENFKLIENELQNVEADLFLLPEMFSTGFCMDASEVSDRNNESLEFLKKISKEKNAAFCGSAPVEQNGSFYNRMFFIKPDGETSFYDKRHLFSFSGEDKVYTPGKDRVIVEYKGIRFLLQVCYDLRFPVFARNNDDYDAVLYVANWPEKRVGAWEHLLKARAIENLSFVFGLNRIGTDGNDLFYQESSHCFFADGKEISQKQGNLVTAELNINELKDFRTHFQFLNDRDRFSIQL
- a CDS encoding DUF6646 family protein, giving the protein MKKLFFMVTIFFFGAIANAQAWTGKGDQKVQLGLSAWGYGTGVTGTYDYGLNKLISVGAGINGYFDNYKNNDKDNRVFVFGRLNFHLQEALNLPSKWDIYPGVDLGVLGKDFGVGAHIGARYFFTEKIGVFAEVGNNGSLGVSFNL
- a CDS encoding co-chaperone YbbN, whose translation is MSQKFQEIIDSERPVLIDFFATWCQPCKVQSSVLNTVKENIGEEARIIKVDVDQYPALAAQYGVRGVPTLAIFKKGEMLWKESGVHDVNTLTNLLQQYI
- a CDS encoding helicase HerA-like domain-containing protein; its protein translation is MADKTQFIEELNARYTPKGEHIILGKGMLDGEVVTEVNVTIPLKTINRHGLIAGATGTGKTKTLQVFAEQLSHAGIPSLVLDIKGDFSGIAEAGQMNPIIEERYAKTQLPYNPQSFPVELMSISGGEGVKLRATVTEFGPVLLSKILELNDTQQSIMSIVFKYCDDKGLPLIDLNDLKKVLQYVTDNAQGKAELAANYGSIAPASLGTILRSIVALEQQGAAGFFGELSFDVHDLLETRDGKGVVNILRVSDIQNKPQLFSTFMLSLFAEIYMTFPEEGDSGKPKLVLFIDEAHLIFDEASKALLSQIETMVKLIRSKGVGIYFITQIPGDVPENVLSQLGLKIQHALRGFTAKDKKEITKAVENYPTTEYYNASSLIQNLGIGEAFVTALDEKGIPTPLVHTYLISPESRMDVLSESEISDLTSKSALVAKYEQPVDRESAYEMLTNRMEQAAQNPAPTQKTRPVKEEPGMFEQVLQSKAGRTFTSTLMREGAKAILGMFGLGGRRR
- the rseP gene encoding RIP metalloprotease RseP, encoding MEIAIKLFQFILSISILVLLHELGHFLPAIWFKTRAEKFFLFFDPYFSIFSMKKINGKWQYKFLSKNLPDSEVIEVNGKKEEVPIDISKLPDNDWRKHPEQTKYGIGWLPFGGYVKIAGMVDESMDTAQMKKPAEAWEFRSKPAWQRLIIMLGGVTVNFFLAWLIYSCLSFFNGETYTDITKFGNGIEATSAGKKMGFQNGDKIISVDGKPAERLENTSINILLGDHVTVNRNGQEVTFPVNADGVADVLKQREAKLYITPRVSMVIDSLATPSSQASGLAKGDKIVGINGKKAVFFDEVSTLLSENKGKTVSVDVERNGALQTLPAVSVDKNGKLGIAIDTKSIAKDIVTNKKYSFGEAIPRGFTRTIEALTTQVKQFKIMFNSKVQGYKNVGGPIAIVKNMPVDKDADGSFKINWVAFWSFTAMFSIWLAFLNLIPIPGLDGGHVLFTLYEIIVGKPVPQKVLENAQMIGVIFLLGLMLLIFGSDIFKVFTGKL